From Vigna angularis cultivar LongXiaoDou No.4 chromosome 11, ASM1680809v1, whole genome shotgun sequence:
CGGGGTATCACCATATTCACTTGAGAGAAGATGTCCCTAAGATAGCCTTCAGGACTCAAGAAGTCCACTACGAGTGGTCATGCCTTTTGGGCTTACTAATGCCCCATCCATATTTCAAGTTCTCATGAATCAAGTGCTTAAGCCATATTTGAGAAAGTTTGCTTTAGTGTTCTTTAATGATATCCTTACTTTTAGCAAGACTGTGAATTGTCATTATGAGCATGTGAGGACTGTGTTAAATGCTCTAAGAAAACATGGCTTATTGGTGAACaagaagaaattttattttgggAAGGGAAGCCTTGAATATCTAGGACATGTCATTTCTGGCCAAGGGGTAGCTGCTGATCCAGCCAAGGTAAAGCCATGGTCGAATGGCCAGTACCTAGAGATGTGAAGGGATTTAGAGGGCTCCTAGGCCTCACTGGTTATTACAGAAAATTTGTTGAAAGGTATGGAAAAATAACATGACCTCTAACTCAACAATTGAAGAAAGATAAGTTCCAGTGGGATGTTTCTGCTCAAGCTGCATTTGAGAATTAGGAAAAATCTATGACTCAAGTGCCTGTACTTGCTGTCCCTGACTTTGAAAAGATTTATATGGTGGAAACTGATGCTTCAAGAAAAGGGCTAGGAGTTGTTTTGATGCAGAGAGGGCAACCCGTAGCCTACATGAGTCAAACTCTCTCTCTGGCAGAGCCTAGAATAAATCTGTTTATGAGAGAATTAATGGTTGGTGTCATGGCAATACAAAAATGGAGGCATTATTTGTTAGGAAGACAGTTCATTGTTCATACCGATCAAAAGAGTTTGAAGTTTCTAAGTGATCAAAGATTGATGAGTAAGGAACAAAACAAGTGGATCTCTAAGTTGATGgggtttgattttgaaattaagtACAAACCAGGGATagaaagtagagcagtatatgCTCTTTCCAGGAAGTTACAATATTCAGCTATTAGTTTGAATGGGAAGAGTTAGAAGCAGAAATTGAGAAAGATGTGAAATTGAAGAAGATCCTCTAAGATCTGTGGGTGAAGGAGGGCGAGCATACAGGGTATAAATTGAGCAATGGGAAGTTATACTATCAGAACAGGTTGGTTATTCCTAAAGACTCACAGAAAACCAGCCCAAAAACTCCTTATTCCCACCTAAAACCAGCCTCCTCTCCTGATCACGTAAAACTCCACTTATACTCCTTATTCTCTCTGCAAAACGTAAAAGATTCCCTACATTccgccccccccccccccctgcCACGAAGGCAATTCTGTTATCAGGAAATTCAGTGTGCGTGTGTCTGTGGTACCCATAAAATGGgtttccacttcttcctctcaaACATTTTGAATCTTCCTGATATGTCCTTCCAGTTCTTTGTTCGTATCATCTAATTCATCATGATTAAGAAAAGTTGTTATTTTAGATGTTTCATTAGTAATAAATGCctgaaatttatattattcttttctaaaaaaagcTTTACACAAGTACGCACTTTGTTATTTCCAGTAAAAGCAGAGAAGGAAAATTGAGACAAAGACAGGAAACAAACCAGACTTTTAATTTAGCTCACATCTTGATTTGTATCTGCCATTTTTCTTCCCTGACAAGAAAACAATATTGATTAAAACAGTCCCTTTCCTCGCCTAGACCCAGGTTTCTGAAGGCCGATCAAACAAGCATCTGGTTCCAGCACTAAAAACTTTGAAGGGCATAATTTTCACGCAGTGTTTGCAGTATCTGTTAAAGCTCAAACAATCATAAAGTCATAACACATTGAAGGACATAAGCAAAGGCCCGACATTGAATTACCAGAAAACTAGGGCACTAGAAGATCCAAACATCATTGAAGCAATATTAAATAGGAAAGAATAAAAGTTTGTAACAATGAATCAGGACACGAGTAGAGAAAGGGAAAAATGGAGAATTGAAACGAACTGGAATCAGGAACTCTAGTAAGCAAGATTAGTTGCTATCAGCGGGTTCTGTAAAAGTTGACAAGTAATGGTTCAGTTGGGAAAGCTACGGAGGTTGAGGATGAAAAGCTGCGGAGGTAGATACACCCAAACTAATGCCCAAAATGAAATGTGAATAGAGAAACCAGAGGCTTTCGAAAATTCCAACTATTTAGGTGGGATTTCAATTTCTTACTACCCTATTAAAGTATTgcataatttttaaagttattgaaTCAATCATCAAAAACAAGTTATCTAGGGATGAATTACTTTAAATGCTCTAAGAAACTACTTCCACACTCAAATTACCTTTTCTGAACATGGCCAAAGCTAATTTTAAAACTACAGAACAAATTGATAGGCTCAAACAAAAGATGGCGAACTGCATATGAGAAATGGTAAATGCAGTAAGTGAAGTGAAAAACTGAATCAAAATTTATGGCATGCAGTAGCAAGACCTACTGGTAAGATCTGACATAACTAGGAACCATtggaaagaaaataacatagaAAACATGTAGTGCCACAAAAAAAAGAGACAGAGACCTGAATCTGTTACTTAAAGTCGTGCAGTTATTCTTCCGCTGTTTGATGGATCTGCAATACTGGCCAAAGTTAGACTACCTCCACTTTCACTTTTTCGGTTGGCTGCATTTTGATCTGTGGCCTTTGTGCAAAGGAAAGATAACGACTGAAGCCATGAAACCAGTGTGGGCTTGCGGACAACATCATCAGAATCAGCCACTTGTGAATATAACTCATTTAAAACAATGTTCTGTGCATCACGTGGTAACTTGGTGATCAGCTGTGCCAATAGCTTCATCAAGTCGGACAAGACCTAAAATGTAGCAAAAAATGTTTACATGATCAAGTCTAAAGGCAATATTTAATGCATGTGAAATGACACAATttccaaaacaacaattttaagtaCTTAACGGATAACTCTTTATAATGGGTCCCTCATCTTAAAAACAtgtatcattttttattctGCAAGATCTATATGGCTTAACTTCGCTGatcaaagagaaaagaatataTGGCTTAACTCCAAATAATGTGGCAAAGTCACATGATTAGTTAACCACTTACTTGTATATCAACAAGGAAAACTAAGCGTAAAAGCAAGTCCATTAATTTCTTGCTTGGTTCTGGCTCCCCTTGCCATTTCTTCCACGCATCAGTCTCGCAAGTGAAGACTTCAGAACAGAGCTTGTTGGCTTTTTCAGCGAGACTATGAATGCAATAAAAGATGGCAGGGCTTCCAGCAGGAAGATGTTGGACCATTCCTACAACCCCAGAAGCCATACCCTCAAAAGGAGTAACACCAGGATATCCCTATTGTTCACATAACACAATACTATAAAATGAATTACAAATTATCAGTCTCAGATTTAGGATTGAGATTCTTTTTAGCAGAATATAGTACCAATAAGGATCTCTGCATGTAATGGAAAACAAGCTGCTCCTTCAATGAAgcttcatcattcttttcagaATCCCTCCCCGTAGTCATAAATGTCATGAACACAGAATGAGAGGCTCGAGCTACTTTATCATTTGAGTGCTCCATATATCTAATATCCTTGAATAAGGAAGACAACTTTCTGTGCATGATAATGCAACAAGGGACCCCAAAATACTATTGAATGCATGGCTGGAATAAGCTAATCTAGTGTTCAAAATAGATCATAAAAATGTTGTAGATAGAAAATTTGGCTGTATCCATTTTCTGAAAAAACCAAATATATACTTATTTCATATAGGATACAGGAACATAATTGGAGCCACGACGTTTCTGAACACGAGACTGGGCAAACATTCAACGAAAGTTGGAATGACTCGTAGGCAAAACAAAACGCGAGCCGTTTGCACTTCATTCTTTGACCATATGTAATTGGTTTTCTGGTCTAGAAGACATGTAGagtcttacaaaataaatacaagacaataaaataaataaatataacagcAATTCACATTAAAAAGCAAACCTGGACTGTTTGTCAAGTCAGCATAAGAGGGCATGGAATTCACGAAAGAAGTACAAGCATGTTCATTCTTAACACCTGCAACCACCTTGCGAATGGTCTCCAAATATTCTGGCAAACGGACGTGGCGAAAATACTCCATGCAAGAAAATGAAACCAGTATCTTCAACGAGACATCCATCTGTATTTCTTGAGCAAAACTGGAGTTCAGCTTGTGTTTTGTTACAGCCATAGCAAACACCACAACCATAAGAAAAGCAGATTCTGCAATTTTTTCCAAACCTTCAAGCAACTCATCTTTCTCACCCTTAAGCATCACAGCCAATCGCCTGTGTCCCGAGTAGACATCCCGGCAGTATTCCCACATAAGATTCTCAACCACGTTCTTACTTTCTTCATCAGCTAAAGAATACTGACTGCATAACACCCCAGTCACAGCTCCTGCTTCCTTGAACAGTACACCATTCAAATGTTCTTTGATCTCCTTAAGCTCCGCACCACCAGACTCACGCGACTTCTCAATCACCGATTGATACAAACGCGGCAAAGGAAATATCTCAATCAGCAACGCTAAAGCaagacaaacaaacaaagacgaATGTACCGAAAATGCTACAGTCCGAGTCAATCCTAACGACACACACCGAAGCAAAAGCCTGTCTTCCTCAACATCGCCCTCATTATCACCACTATAACCAAACCTCAACCTCCTCGAAACCAAATCACTAACCAAACCTTCAGTCCCACCAACCACACAATCCTTCACCCCCATTCCAGAAACAAGCTCAGCTCCCACTCCTCGTCTCTCCAAAGCCCGCAACACTCCAACCGCGGCCATGAAAACCGCAAACGAAGCATGTTCCTCCTTAAACCTACCGAAACCTTCTCGAACCAAAACACCCATCTTATCCGAGTACCCAAAACCAACTAAATTCTCCACAACCCAATCAAACATATAAAGAACCATGAGTCCATGAGCAACACAGCCCTCTCCCTTCCCCCaaatcttaaaaagaaaaccCAACATCTCCACACAGTAAACAGTCACTGAAGACGACAAAGCGTAACCAATTCCAGCAAGAACACGCGGCATTTCAGAAAACAGTTTACCCTTGTCCACCCCCGCCAACAGTTTCACCATCATGTCCAAACAAAGAGTCTTGGTTTTCTCAGAAACGGTACGCGAGGAGGAGAAAGCGCCCAAAAGGAGAAGACTTTCAGGGAATATGGCATCATCGGAGACATATGAAGAGAGAATTCTGAGTGTGGAATCAACGATTGTGGGATTGGGGTTGGGGGATTTTCGAACCCAGACGTAAAGGAGTGTGAGGAGGAGGGGAAAGGAGCGACGTGAGGTGGCGGATTGCAGAAGAGTGAGGAGGAGCTTGGCTTGGGGTTCTGCCACGTGGAGGGAGGACTGGGAATTTACTAGGGTTTGAAGGCTTTGGTGTAATAGCTGGGGCTCTTCGGCTGAAGGGGATTGAAGAGAGTCGCGGAGCGTGGTCCATGCTTGAACGATGGCTCGTGCGGTGGTTTTAGAGGCGGAATTGGCGGTGGCCGTGGTGGTTGTGGAGGAGCAGAGAGTTAGCCATTTTTCGAGGAACTGCGTGTGGGTTTGGCTAGACATTGAATGCTGAGTTAGGCCGGATGGATTGTGAAAGAATGATTAATACATCTTTGACAAACAAAGACCAAGTTATTCTCGTGAACTTAAATTAATTTGGatatagataaattaaaatacattttgaaagatgttaaatacaaaaatttctataaattattatatggAACAGATGGTCAACAATTTATTCAATGGATTTGATGTAGAATGAATAAATGGGTTTGAAAATAGTGTTTTATTGTTATCTTTCGTTCTCAACCTCGTCATCTTTTTAACCATCATGGTTGAGAAGTTTGGTCATGCATGTCAATCAAAAGCTCAggataaaaatttgaaaatatccTAAATAATAATTCACTTGCAAGCAAACACAGCGTAAATTAATTTGtacattttgaaatatgttaaatacaatttttttattaattaacattcagaaaagttaattttaaaaatatttgtttttcttatttatacttttttattataataaaagtgaaaaatatgattaaattagaataaaatttcacaaaaagtaattataaaataaataattttcttaactttATTGTAGATGATTCATTGTATAGACTATTATTAAGTTTCCACATACGGCGTTAAAATGCGATGACATGGTCAcgtaaaaatgttttattatgtggaatttctttttaaattaagagtttttgacgtgacaaaatttattatgaGAATAAGGTTCGCTCCTCCTCCTTCACAGTTACTGTCTGTGATGACGACGTATGAAGATGGTTCGAAGAGGTGTAAGGAGAAGCCGCATTGTTCTGGTTTTCTACAATTTGAGATTTTTACGAATGGGATTTTGTGTTTAGGGTTCTTCGTGGTTTCTGTTTTCTGATGATGCAGGTGGAAGGCATTGGAGTTCATGATTTAGGGAAGGTGAAGGCGCGAATTGAGGCTGCGCGATTCTAGGATTTTTGTTTCTGATTTTGGGATGAACTGTGTTGATTTTCTAAGTTTACAGATTAAGTACCGTGAAGGAGAAAACATGATTTGCTCGAAATGATGGGACACTAGATCGCTTCTGCGTATGGTGGTCTACACATAGAGTCTCTGATTGAAGACCAGAGAAACTTCTCAAATTCTTATACTCTTCTCTTCCATCAATCTATCTATGTACTCCTACTCCCTCTACAAATCAGACACTACCACGAGAATCCAAAAATGGAGCCCGATGAGAAAAAAACAATGATTCACGATATCGCGCTACAAGTCTTCGTCATCTCAATCGCCATTGTCCCCCAAACCCACGCGTCATCCAAGCGAAAAGCCATTTCGTCAAAGGCGCGCAACTCGTCTCGCAAGCCAGAAGATCCAAAAACGCCTCTGTCACAATCTCCCTCGCAAACCTTAACATCACCATGATGTCTATGTTCAGCCACTTCGAGATCGTACAGGACCAGAAGCGGGATATTTTTTGGGCACAGACACGACTCCCAAGAAGGAATTGTCTTCCAAGCCCAACATAAAAGGCACTTCTTCCATTGTTGAGCCGAAAACCACCAGAAAATATTCGAATCCATCACCGGCCGCTACAACCAAACAAAACCCAACCCGTTTGAGTCCCAGATTTGCGTCGGAGTTGCAAATATTtggaccaaattgagacaaaagtaatttattttttaatcttattgtggataatttatttttattgtgaattgttaattgaatttaaaaaaatggttacaaaaattaaagagtGAAATGGGAAGAGTTTGTACACAATTAAAAGAGAGAATCTTTGTATGTTATAGATATAAATTATATCATGAATATATAATAATCCACACACTACTAAACAAAGTTACTAGTGGATATTAGTAATTGATcttagaaaaatttaaatagtattaaaaaaatcataactcTATATTTTCAGATTAGGAGGTCTGAacatacttaaaatttattattattattttactattattcaAAAAGTTCCTACGAAAACGGATTAATTGACATAAAGCATTCCAACACATTTGTCCTATCAAGAATACTATTGTGTTACAATAGTTTCAAACTTAGTATTTCACAGTATTATTGTTTACATTTTCTTGTGTAATATGAGGGGAGTACAAAAAGTATACAAAGATTACAAGGCACTGTGACAAGGTATAAAATTTCACAGTTTACACATATGGTGGACTTCTCTGTGGCAAGACTGGCCTTACCAAAGTATTCATTGAATCAGAGTGTGCAGTTCATGATGGATTGAAGTATCATTCTTTCAACATGACAAAACTTTTTAGTGATCAACCGCTACCTGCATTATGCACCACATATGAAATGCTTATGTCA
This genomic window contains:
- the LOC108334003 gene encoding uncharacterized protein LOC108334003 isoform X1, with amino-acid sequence MSSQTHTQFLEKWLTLCSSTTTTATANSASKTTARAIVQAWTTLRDSLQSPSAEEPQLLHQSLQTLVNSQSSLHVAEPQAKLLLTLLQSATSRRSFPLLLTLLYVWVRKSPNPNPTIVDSTLRILSSYVSDDAIFPESLLLLGAFSSSRTVSEKTKTLCLDMMVKLLAGVDKGKLFSEMPRVLAGIGYALSSSVTVYCVEMLGFLFKIWGKGEGCVAHGLMVLYMFDWVVENLVGFGYSDKMGVLVREGFGRFKEEHASFAVFMAAVGVLRALERRGVGAELVSGMGVKDCVVGGTEGLVSDLVSRRLRFGYSGDNEGDVEEDRLLLRCVSLGLTRTVAFSVHSSLFVCLALALLIEIFPLPRLYQSVIEKSRESGGAELKEIKEHLNGVLFKEAGAVTGVLCSQYSLADEESKNVVENLMWEYCRDVYSGHRRLAVMLKGEKDELLEGLEKIAESAFLMVVVFAMAVTKHKLNSSFAQEIQMDVSLKILVSFSCMEYFRHVRLPEYLETIRKVVAGVKNEHACTSFVNSMPSYADLTNSPDQKTNYIWSKNEVQTARVLFCLRVIPTFVECLPSLVFRNVVAPIMFLYMEHSNDKVARASHSVFMTFMTTGRDSEKNDEASLKEQLVFHYMQRSLLGYPGVTPFEGMASGVVGMVQHLPAGSPAIFYCIHSLAEKANKLCSEVFTCETDAWKKWQGEPEPSKKLMDLLLRLVFLVDIQVLSDLMKLLAQLITKLPRDAQNIVLNELYSQVADSDDVVRKPTLVSWLQSLSFLCTKATDQNAANRKSESGGSLTLASIADPSNSGRITARL
- the LOC108334003 gene encoding uncharacterized protein LOC108334003 isoform X2, coding for MSSQTHTQFLEKWLTLCSSTTTTATANSASKTTARAIVQAWTTLRDSLQSPSAEEPQLLHQSLQTLVNSQSSLHVAEPQAKLLLTLLQSATSRRSFPLLLTLLYVWVRKSPNPNPTIVDSTLRILSSYVSDDAIFPESLLLLGAFSSSRTVSEKTKTLCLDMMVKLLAGVDKGKLFSEMPRVLAGIGYALSSSVTVYCVEMLGFLFKIWGKGEGCVAHGLMVLYMFDWVVENLVGFGYSDKMGVLVREGFGRFKEEHASFAVFMAAVGVLRALERRGVGAELVSGMGVKDCVVGGTEGLVSDLVSRRLRFGYSGDNEGDVEEDRLLLRCVSLGLTRTVAFSVHSSLFVCLALALLIEIFPLPRLYQSVIEKSRESGGAELKEIKEHLNGVLFKEAGAVTGVLCSQYSLADEESKNVVENLMWEYCRDVYSGHRRLAVMLKGEKDELLEGLEKIAESAFLMVVVFAMAVTKHKLNSSFAQEIQMDVSLKILVSFSCMEYFRHVRLPEYLETIRKVVAGVKNEHACTSFVNSMPSYADLTNSPGMVQHLPAGSPAIFYCIHSLAEKANKLCSEVFTCETDAWKKWQGEPEPSKKLMDLLLRLVFLVDIQVLSDLMKLLAQLITKLPRDAQNIVLNELYSQVADSDDVVRKPTLVSWLQSLSFLCTKATDQNAANRKSESGGSLTLASIADPSNSGRITARL
- the LOC108334003 gene encoding uncharacterized protein LOC108334003 isoform X3; translated protein: MSSQTHTQFLEKWLTLCSSTTTTATANSASKTTARAIVQAWTTLRDSLQSPSAEEPQLLHQSLQTLVNSQSSLHVAEPQAKLLLTLLQSATSRRSFPLLLTLLYVWVRKSPNPNPTIVDSTLRILSSYVSDDAIFPESLLLLGAFSSSRTVSEKTKTLCLDMMVKLLAGVDKGKLFSEMPRVLAGIGYALSSSVTVYCVEMLGFLFKIWGKGEGCVAHGLMVLYMFDWVVENLVGFGYSDKMGVLVREGFGRFKEEHASFAVFMAAVGVLRALERRGVGAELVSGMGVKDCVVGGTEGLVSDLVSRRLRFGYSGDNEGDVEEDRLLLRCVSLGLTRTVAFSVHSSLFVCLALALLIEIFPLPRLYQSVIEKSRESGGAELKEIKEHLNGVLFKEAGAVTGVLCSQYSLADEESKNVVENLMWEYCRDVYSGHRRLAVMLKGEKDELLEGLEKIAESAFLMVVVFAMAVTKHKLNSSFAQEIQMDVSLKILVSFSCMEYFRHVRLPEYLETIRKVVAGVKNEHACTSFVNSMPSYADLTNSPDQKTNYIWSKNEVQTARVLFCLRVIPTFVECLPSLVFRNVVAPIMFLYMEHSNDKVARASHSVFMTFMTTGRDSEKNDEASLKEQLVFHYMQRSLLEWSNIFLLEALPSFIAFIVSLKKPTSSVLKSSLARLMRGRNGKGSQNQARN